Proteins co-encoded in one Hymenobacter swuensis DY53 genomic window:
- a CDS encoding acyltransferase, producing MLGFVKNKINSFLFNRIESYLKQKFTSGNKWGVSLPYTSWFELPMDVEGGNKIIIGDYSSIGKMAWLGAFSSYLPGDTFQPSIKIGNQVRIGNYACIVSVKSVEIEDNTLISEYFYVSDHGHGYNPILGIPPAKQPLEVKGEGVRIGKNCFIGYRVTILPGVILGNNCVVGSHSVVTKSFPNYSMIAGVPAKLIKKYDAGLNDWVSV from the coding sequence ATGTTAGGCTTTGTAAAGAATAAGATAAATTCCTTTCTATTTAATAGAATAGAGTCTTATTTGAAACAAAAGTTTACTTCAGGAAATAAATGGGGAGTGTCTCTGCCATATACTTCATGGTTTGAGCTTCCAATGGATGTAGAAGGCGGTAATAAGATTATTATTGGTGATTACTCTTCTATTGGAAAAATGGCTTGGTTAGGAGCATTTAGTTCCTATCTGCCTGGCGATACATTTCAACCGAGTATCAAAATCGGGAATCAAGTAAGAATTGGAAATTATGCCTGCATAGTCAGTGTGAAATCGGTTGAGATAGAGGATAATACGCTTATAAGTGAATATTTTTATGTTTCAGATCATGGACATGGATACAATCCAATATTAGGAATTCCACCGGCTAAGCAGCCATTAGAAGTCAAAGGTGAAGGAGTCCGAATAGGTAAAAATTGCTTCATAGGATATCGGGTGACTATTTTGCCCGGTGTTATACTAGGTAATAACTGTGTAGTTGGTAGCCATTCGGTAGTAACTAAATCATTTCCTAATTATAGTATGATTGCCGGAGTGCCTGCTAAGCTGATAAAAAAGTATGATGCAGGCTTGAATGATTGGGTTTCTGTTTAA
- a CDS encoding NAD-dependent epimerase/dehydratase family protein, with translation MMGDSTAAASPVTCVIGGNGFIGRAVVAELLARGRQVIVVGRENGPVNLPAGVRYLENAPDAGISVVREALQAATEVVDLAYATSPGTSFQDPVNDILVNVPETVRLFELAASMTHLRKFVWISSGGTVYGRTPAVPITENHPTLPLSPYGITKLALEKYAHMYFETRQLPIVCVRPANAYGEGQRPYGGQGFVATAIASILDGKSLTLFGEQGTVRDYLHVADMATGIVAALDGGLPGEVYNLGSGQGLTNRQILDLLVPLAAAAGRPMHLLRQPVRPFDVPANILDCSKLRVTTGWQPQVSITAGLARTWAWMASAQPINMPLQGQAAE, from the coding sequence ATGATGGGAGATTCTACTGCCGCGGCCAGTCCGGTTACCTGCGTAATTGGCGGTAACGGCTTTATTGGGCGGGCGGTAGTGGCCGAACTGCTGGCCCGGGGGCGTCAAGTAATTGTGGTGGGTCGGGAAAACGGGCCGGTGAATCTACCGGCCGGAGTCCGCTACCTGGAAAACGCACCCGACGCCGGTATAAGCGTAGTACGCGAAGCCCTGCAGGCCGCCACCGAAGTGGTGGACCTAGCTTATGCCACCAGTCCCGGCACCAGCTTCCAGGACCCCGTAAACGATATTCTGGTCAACGTGCCCGAAACCGTACGGCTGTTTGAGCTGGCCGCGTCCATGACCCATCTGCGCAAATTCGTGTGGATTTCTTCGGGCGGCACCGTGTATGGCCGTACCCCGGCCGTGCCCATTACCGAGAATCACCCGACGCTGCCGCTGTCCCCGTACGGCATCACCAAGCTGGCGCTGGAGAAATACGCGCACATGTACTTTGAAACCCGGCAGCTGCCCATCGTGTGCGTGCGGCCTGCCAACGCGTACGGTGAAGGGCAGCGGCCCTATGGCGGGCAGGGCTTTGTGGCCACCGCCATTGCCTCTATTCTCGACGGCAAGTCCCTAACTTTATTCGGGGAGCAGGGCACCGTGCGCGACTACCTGCATGTAGCGGACATGGCTACCGGTATTGTAGCGGCGCTGGATGGCGGCCTGCCCGGCGAGGTGTATAATCTGGGCAGCGGCCAAGGCCTAACCAACCGACAGATTCTGGACTTGCTGGTTCCGCTGGCAGCAGCAGCGGGCCGGCCCATGCACCTGCTCCGGCAGCCCGTCCGCCCTTTTGATGTGCCCGCCAACATTCTGGACTGCAGTAAATTGCGTGTCACCACCGGCTGGCAGCCGCAAGTGAGCATTACGGCCGGACTAGCGCGCACCTGGGCTTGGATGGCCTCTGCCCAGCCTATCAATATGCCCTTGCAGGGCCAAGCGGCAGAGTAA
- a CDS encoding DegT/DnrJ/EryC1/StrS family aminotransferase, giving the protein MQIPFLSFSSQHHPIREEVLAAIARVYDSQWYVLGQSVTDFEAAYAAFNQVENCIGVANGLDALHLSLIALNIGPGDEVIVPSNTYIATWLAVSFVGATPVPVEPNAATYNLDPALIEAAITPRTKAIMPVHLYGQACEMTAIMDIARRHNLVVVEDNAQAQGATADGGVTGSFGNANGTSFYPGKNLGALGDGGAITTNDAEVAQRLRSLRNYGSQKKYYNEVIGYNSRLDELQAAVLSVKLPYLPDWTAQRQQVAARYTELLAGVEGLQLPIVAAGSTHVYHLYVVRTARRDALQQHLTAQGIGTLIHYPVPPHLQQAYAHLQMTAGQYPIAEELAATSLSLPMWPGMTEEHVLVVAEAVRSFFN; this is encoded by the coding sequence ATGCAGATTCCCTTCCTCTCTTTCTCGTCCCAGCATCATCCCATCCGGGAAGAAGTGCTGGCTGCTATTGCTCGTGTCTACGATAGCCAATGGTACGTACTGGGCCAGTCCGTAACCGATTTTGAAGCGGCGTATGCGGCTTTTAATCAGGTAGAAAACTGCATTGGCGTGGCCAACGGACTGGATGCACTACATCTGTCCCTCATTGCACTCAACATTGGCCCCGGCGACGAAGTAATCGTGCCTTCCAATACCTACATTGCTACTTGGCTGGCAGTATCGTTCGTGGGCGCTACGCCGGTGCCCGTAGAGCCAAACGCGGCTACCTACAACCTCGATCCGGCGCTGATTGAAGCCGCCATTACGCCCCGTACCAAAGCCATCATGCCGGTACACCTGTATGGGCAGGCCTGTGAGATGACGGCCATTATGGACATTGCGCGCCGCCATAACCTAGTGGTGGTGGAAGACAACGCCCAAGCCCAGGGTGCCACCGCCGATGGGGGCGTGACCGGCAGCTTCGGTAACGCCAACGGCACAAGCTTCTACCCCGGCAAAAACCTGGGTGCCCTCGGCGACGGTGGAGCCATTACTACCAACGACGCCGAAGTAGCCCAGCGTCTGCGCAGCTTGCGCAACTACGGCTCCCAGAAGAAATACTACAACGAAGTAATCGGCTATAACTCTCGGCTCGATGAATTGCAGGCGGCCGTGCTATCGGTGAAGCTGCCATACTTGCCCGACTGGACTGCCCAGCGCCAGCAGGTAGCTGCCCGGTACACAGAATTGCTGGCCGGTGTCGAGGGGCTGCAACTGCCCATAGTTGCTGCCGGTAGTACCCACGTCTACCACCTCTACGTAGTACGCACGGCCCGCCGCGACGCTTTGCAACAGCATTTGACGGCGCAGGGCATTGGTACGCTCATTCATTATCCGGTGCCGCCGCACCTGCAACAGGCGTATGCTCACCTGCAGATGACAGCCGGCCAATACCCGATTGCGGAAGAACTGGCCGCTACCAGCCTCAGCCTGCCCATGTGGCCCGGCATGACGGAGGAGCACGTACTGGTAGTTGCCGAAGCAGTCCGGTCGTTTTTTAATTAG
- a CDS encoding glycosyltransferase family 4 protein: MLRTKWNIDDIEETRQHLNQLQQQAEDYVGVKKLGSAFVQAVVAAVKARLPQKAAAPSSASNPSADFFARNPGFKPYQIQLNAPMDGRKRPKILHVIPYFVTGGSQQLVVDLIEGLSDEYEHEVALSAIHAEQGYVGVKVHDCSGMRDPAAFTALLQQVQPALVHVHYYGRWPYAFWYWYHVIFQGAFAYGCPVIENCNIPYMPYYHRQIARYVYVSQYAQDTYGIRSMPNQVIHPGSNFSFFERNGVAPDPDTIGMVYRLDNDKLNERAIEPFIRAVQKRPRTKVLIVGGGQFLELFQQKVAAAGVESQFTFTGYVAYEKLADLYRQMAVFVAPVFSESFGQVTPFAMNMGIAVAAYNMGALEEILDNPTVLAPGDDAEALSDIIVDLLNDPVRRAEVGAHNRQRALDLFTVQTMNASYRAVYHSLVPVVGAPAH, encoded by the coding sequence ATGTTGCGCACCAAGTGGAACATTGATGACATAGAAGAAACGCGCCAACACCTCAACCAGCTCCAGCAGCAGGCCGAGGACTACGTGGGCGTGAAAAAGCTGGGTAGCGCCTTTGTGCAGGCAGTGGTGGCCGCCGTGAAGGCCCGCCTGCCTCAGAAGGCCGCCGCTCCATCATCGGCTTCCAATCCTTCGGCCGATTTCTTTGCGCGCAACCCCGGCTTCAAGCCCTACCAGATTCAGCTCAACGCGCCGATGGATGGCCGGAAACGGCCGAAGATCCTGCACGTTATTCCGTATTTCGTAACCGGCGGCTCCCAGCAGCTTGTTGTTGACTTGATTGAAGGCCTGAGCGACGAGTATGAGCACGAGGTAGCTCTGTCGGCCATTCACGCGGAGCAGGGCTATGTGGGCGTAAAAGTTCACGACTGTTCGGGAATGCGTGATCCGGCCGCCTTTACGGCCCTGCTTCAGCAGGTGCAGCCCGCGCTGGTGCACGTGCACTACTACGGCCGCTGGCCCTACGCCTTTTGGTACTGGTACCACGTCATATTCCAGGGCGCATTCGCCTATGGCTGCCCGGTGATTGAGAACTGCAACATCCCGTACATGCCTTACTATCACCGCCAGATTGCGCGGTACGTGTACGTGAGTCAGTATGCACAGGACACCTACGGCATCCGCAGCATGCCCAACCAGGTAATTCACCCAGGCTCCAACTTCTCGTTCTTCGAGCGCAACGGCGTGGCCCCCGACCCCGACACCATCGGGATGGTGTACCGGCTGGACAACGACAAACTCAATGAACGCGCCATTGAGCCGTTTATCCGGGCGGTGCAGAAGCGGCCCCGCACCAAAGTGCTGATTGTGGGCGGCGGGCAGTTTCTGGAGCTGTTCCAGCAAAAGGTAGCCGCCGCCGGGGTGGAAAGTCAGTTCACATTCACCGGCTACGTGGCCTACGAAAAGCTGGCCGACCTCTACCGGCAGATGGCGGTGTTCGTGGCTCCGGTATTCAGCGAGAGTTTCGGTCAAGTCACGCCGTTCGCCATGAATATGGGTATTGCAGTGGCCGCCTACAACATGGGTGCCCTGGAAGAAATCCTCGACAACCCCACGGTGCTGGCTCCCGGCGACGACGCAGAAGCCCTGTCCGATATCATTGTGGACCTGCTCAATGACCCGGTGCGCCGCGCCGAGGTAGGGGCCCACAACCGCCAGCGTGCCCTCGATTTGTTCACGGTGCAAACCATGAATGCGAGCTACCGGGCTGTGTACCATTCGTTGGTGCCGGTAGTCGGCGCGCCCGCTCACTAA
- a CDS encoding glycosyltransferase family 4 protein yields MANLPALPRIGFLTSTDPLNRRSWSGVHYSIFRAAERVLGPVTALGPVPMTWPIRIGNKLNQHLITPLTGKRYHHAWSVVLSRLYARRFARQLQAQQFDLLLAPASFTEIAYLSTTAPIVYIEDSTLRQLIDFYPGLMGLLNVSKQELNHIEKRALDAASLVCYSSEWAAQSAIQDYGADPAKVVVIPFGANYPSPPVRAEVADKVRGAECRLFLLGGEWGRKGGAIAYDAMVALNEMGVPATLTVVGCAPPVHEAARYQHPGFTTIPYLNMGEPADLARLDMLFRTADFFILPSRAECAAIAFADANSFGLPVVTTDVGGIASFVEQGKTGLMLPLSATGPDFAAAILALFQDEATYQQMRAAARQRYETVLNWDQWATQLRRELVNRKLWPPVDTGLPLAHS; encoded by the coding sequence ATGGCGAACCTTCCTGCTTTGCCCCGCATTGGTTTTCTCACCAGTACCGACCCCTTGAACCGCCGGTCCTGGTCGGGAGTACACTACTCCATCTTCCGGGCGGCCGAACGGGTGCTGGGGCCGGTAACGGCGCTGGGGCCAGTGCCCATGACCTGGCCAATCCGCATCGGCAATAAACTCAACCAACACCTGATTACGCCCCTCACCGGTAAGCGTTACCATCATGCCTGGAGCGTCGTGTTGTCGCGGCTGTATGCACGTCGGTTTGCCCGCCAGCTCCAGGCTCAACAGTTTGATTTGTTATTGGCTCCGGCTTCCTTCACGGAAATTGCTTATCTGAGCACCACGGCCCCAATTGTCTACATCGAGGACTCCACGTTGCGGCAGCTGATCGACTTCTACCCCGGCCTGATGGGGCTGCTGAATGTATCGAAGCAGGAACTGAACCACATTGAAAAGCGGGCCCTCGACGCAGCTTCGCTGGTTTGCTATTCCTCTGAGTGGGCCGCCCAGTCAGCTATTCAAGATTACGGTGCCGATCCGGCTAAAGTGGTAGTCATTCCGTTCGGAGCCAATTATCCGTCGCCGCCTGTGCGCGCGGAAGTGGCCGATAAGGTCCGTGGGGCCGAGTGCCGGCTGTTTCTGCTGGGCGGCGAGTGGGGCCGCAAGGGCGGGGCCATTGCCTACGATGCCATGGTGGCCCTCAACGAAATGGGTGTGCCCGCCACGCTGACGGTGGTAGGCTGCGCGCCCCCGGTCCATGAGGCGGCCCGATACCAGCACCCGGGCTTCACCACTATTCCGTACCTAAACATGGGCGAGCCGGCCGACTTAGCCCGGCTGGATATGCTCTTCCGGACGGCGGACTTTTTTATCCTGCCGTCCCGGGCCGAATGCGCGGCTATTGCTTTCGCGGATGCCAACTCTTTCGGGCTTCCCGTCGTAACGACCGACGTCGGCGGAATTGCCAGCTTTGTGGAGCAGGGCAAAACCGGGCTGATGCTGCCGCTGAGCGCTACCGGCCCGGATTTTGCGGCGGCTATTCTGGCACTGTTCCAGGATGAGGCCACCTATCAGCAGATGCGGGCCGCCGCCCGGCAGCGCTACGAAACTGTTTTAAACTGGGACCAATGGGCTACGCAACTCCGCCGAGAGCTGGTAAACCGTAAGCTCTGGCCGCCGGTTGATACAGGGTTACCGCTTGCGCATTCCTGA
- a CDS encoding ABC transporter ATP-binding protein: MSDIAIQVENLGKLYRLGEIGTGTLSHDLNRAWARLRGKEDPFAKIGETNDRTTKGDSDFVWSLKDINFEVRQGEVLGIIGRNGAGKSTLLKVLSKVTAPTTGRVKVRGRIASLLEVGTGFHPELTGRENIFLNGAILGMTKAEIRSKFDEIVDFSGVERYIDTPVKRYSSGMYVRLAFAVSAFLEPEILIVDEVLAVGDAEFQKKCLGRMKDASSNEGRTVLFVSHHLPSVKNLCEKGLLMSNGTVKAFGGITQVLEQYQSIDSSQQDGGRETIPQNTPVCFTGWSLTSGTSENVHATYSKESVIFKLNVRCSQDSDRVEFGFILRDAENNIIVGINSRDNNEDFLTIKEGEHSYLFEMNLPLKPAQYEVDIAIAVNGAIVDHWVSDTKLRVLSRYETVLDDRWSGVVNLDFKFLEKC, translated from the coding sequence ATGAGTGATATTGCCATTCAAGTTGAAAACCTGGGCAAGCTGTACCGCTTGGGCGAAATCGGGACGGGTACGCTGAGCCACGATCTGAACCGGGCCTGGGCGCGGCTGCGGGGCAAGGAAGACCCGTTTGCCAAAATCGGGGAAACCAACGACCGTACTACCAAGGGCGACAGTGACTTTGTCTGGTCGCTGAAGGACATCAACTTTGAGGTGCGCCAGGGTGAGGTGCTAGGCATCATCGGCCGCAACGGCGCCGGTAAGTCTACGCTGCTCAAAGTGCTGTCGAAGGTAACGGCTCCTACCACGGGCCGCGTGAAAGTGCGCGGGCGCATTGCCTCGCTGCTGGAAGTAGGCACCGGGTTTCACCCGGAGCTGACGGGCCGGGAAAACATCTTCCTGAACGGGGCCATTCTGGGCATGACCAAAGCTGAAATCCGCAGCAAATTCGACGAAATTGTGGATTTCTCGGGCGTGGAGCGCTACATCGATACGCCGGTGAAACGCTACAGCAGCGGCATGTACGTGCGTCTGGCCTTCGCTGTTTCCGCTTTCCTGGAACCCGAAATACTCATCGTAGACGAGGTACTGGCGGTGGGCGACGCTGAGTTTCAGAAGAAGTGCCTGGGCCGGATGAAGGATGCCAGTAGCAACGAAGGCCGCACGGTGCTGTTCGTTAGTCACCACCTGCCGTCCGTCAAGAATTTGTGTGAAAAGGGACTTTTGATGTCGAACGGGACAGTGAAGGCATTTGGTGGCATTACTCAAGTGCTGGAACAATACCAAAGCATTGACTCTAGTCAGCAGGACGGTGGTAGAGAGACTATTCCGCAGAATACGCCGGTGTGCTTTACTGGCTGGTCACTGACAAGCGGCACCTCAGAGAACGTACACGCCACGTATTCTAAAGAGTCAGTTATATTCAAGCTGAATGTTAGATGCAGCCAAGATTCCGATAGAGTGGAATTTGGCTTTATCCTGCGAGATGCTGAGAATAATATTATTGTCGGTATTAATAGCCGGGATAATAATGAGGATTTTTTGACAATTAAGGAGGGAGAACATAGTTACCTATTCGAGATGAATTTGCCTTTGAAGCCAGCACAATATGAAGTCGATATTGCAATTGCTGTTAATGGTGCTATAGTGGATCATTGGGTTAGTGATACTAAGCTTCGTGTTTTAAGCAGGTATGAAACGGTACTTGATGACAGGTGGTCAGGTGTAGTGAATCTTGACTTTAAATTTCTGGAAAAATGTTAG
- a CDS encoding glycosyltransferase family 2 protein, protein MSVSSPTVSVIIPNYNHARYLPERLDSVLNQTYRQLEVILLDDCSTDESRSILEEYARQDSRIRLVFNEQNSGSTFRQWNKGLGLATGEYVWIAESDDAAELTLVEQLLGQLETHPDAGLAYCQSCYIDAESKRAGVALLFEDGLGSADYYRPGPELVRRYMPITNIVPNASAVLLRRSTVTSVGPAPEDMRLAGDWLYWIRFMLQTNVCYLAAPLNYFRSHGQNVRSHTLAEGRNLIEMARVLGYVRAQVELTPVVYRQALHMLVERWFHTFIYSPLTWRGHQAFMHEMQRTEPGFPRIFAGLVLARLAQNRFSGLKMLVADKLLG, encoded by the coding sequence ATGTCTGTTTCGTCGCCCACGGTTTCTGTCATCATTCCCAATTACAATCACGCCCGCTACCTGCCCGAACGGCTGGATAGCGTGCTAAACCAGACGTACCGGCAGCTGGAAGTGATTCTGCTGGACGACTGCTCTACGGATGAGAGCCGTTCGATTCTGGAAGAATACGCGCGGCAGGATTCCCGCATCCGGCTGGTGTTCAATGAGCAGAACAGTGGCAGCACGTTTCGGCAGTGGAACAAGGGCCTGGGGCTGGCCACGGGCGAGTACGTCTGGATTGCAGAAAGCGACGATGCCGCCGAACTGACGCTGGTGGAGCAACTGCTGGGCCAGCTGGAAACTCACCCCGATGCCGGTCTGGCCTACTGTCAGTCCTGTTACATTGATGCCGAAAGCAAGCGGGCCGGTGTGGCCTTGCTGTTTGAGGACGGCTTGGGTAGCGCCGACTACTACCGCCCCGGTCCTGAGCTGGTACGCCGGTATATGCCCATCACCAACATCGTTCCGAACGCCAGTGCCGTGCTGCTGCGCCGCAGCACTGTAACGTCCGTAGGGCCGGCCCCAGAGGATATGCGTCTGGCCGGCGACTGGCTCTACTGGATCCGATTCATGTTGCAGACCAACGTCTGCTACCTTGCTGCCCCACTGAATTACTTCCGCTCCCACGGCCAGAACGTGCGCTCCCATACCTTGGCGGAAGGCCGGAACCTGATAGAAATGGCCCGCGTGCTGGGCTACGTGCGAGCCCAGGTGGAACTGACGCCGGTCGTGTACCGGCAGGCGCTGCACATGCTGGTGGAGCGGTGGTTTCACACCTTTATTTATTCGCCGCTTACCTGGCGCGGGCATCAGGCCTTTATGCACGAAATGCAGCGTACGGAACCCGGCTTTCCCCGTATCTTTGCGGGTCTGGTACTGGCCCGGCTTGCACAAAACCGGTTCAGCGGCCTGAAAATGCTCGTGGCTGATAAGCTGCTGGGGTAG
- a CDS encoding FkbM family methyltransferase: MKSFQKLGVTFDEYCDFLYFNTETGFALQNATLFGKSIKRNNAFWFVQNVEEVFIQEVYRFQAKTSTPYILDCGSNIGLSLIYFKRQFPQARVVGFEPDPIIHETCRYNLKAFGFDDVEVLNAAVWKQAGSIHFLPDNCLGGKIVEGELPAGVDAAQVTSLKAVRLKSYLTEKIDFMKIDIEGAEMDVLRDCQDELHWVENLFIEYHSAGNKPQELPELLSMLSAAGFRYYINSAWQKMKHPFVEHPIHTTSSYDLQLNIFAYRR; encoded by the coding sequence ATGAAATCTTTCCAAAAGCTGGGTGTTACGTTTGATGAGTATTGTGACTTTCTGTATTTTAATACGGAAACTGGCTTCGCATTACAGAATGCTACACTTTTTGGTAAATCGATTAAGCGTAACAACGCTTTTTGGTTTGTTCAAAATGTGGAGGAAGTATTTATTCAGGAGGTGTACCGCTTTCAGGCCAAAACATCCACGCCGTATATTCTGGATTGTGGCTCCAATATTGGCCTGAGCCTGATTTATTTTAAGCGGCAGTTTCCGCAGGCGCGGGTAGTTGGCTTTGAGCCCGACCCGATTATCCACGAAACCTGCCGATACAACCTCAAGGCATTTGGCTTTGATGATGTGGAGGTACTGAACGCGGCCGTGTGGAAGCAGGCGGGATCTATTCACTTCCTGCCCGATAACTGCCTGGGCGGCAAAATTGTGGAGGGCGAGCTGCCCGCCGGCGTGGATGCGGCCCAGGTGACCAGCCTGAAGGCCGTGCGGCTGAAATCGTACCTGACGGAGAAAATCGATTTCATGAAAATCGATATTGAAGGGGCCGAGATGGATGTGCTGCGCGACTGCCAGGACGAGCTGCACTGGGTAGAAAACCTATTTATTGAATACCACAGCGCAGGCAATAAGCCCCAGGAGCTGCCGGAGTTGCTGAGTATGCTGTCGGCTGCCGGCTTCCGGTACTACATCAACTCTGCTTGGCAGAAGATGAAACACCCGTTCGTGGAGCACCCGATTCATACGACCAGCTCCTACGATTTGCAGCTCAATATATTCGCTTACCGCCGGTAG
- a CDS encoding glycosyltransferase family 4 protein encodes MARILCVLHEASRTGAPFTQLHLMRWLRQHSGHELMLVLLRGGALEPEFAQVSQVEVITPTYVPGRSLAARAFSRLGQVVASNEKRVLKAAQQFAPDVIYANTAVVVEFAAQLKRLLRVPLISNLHELETTFYYHSKAEFANSAAQVDAFVMGSEAVRQYYLQEFGVAPERAHRIYDFTGPVPTAAPVLRDIRAELGLAPGTRLVGGMASLGWRKGPDLFVDVARRIAAQTEDVHCLWVGGNTLSGTYQELRRDVRLLGLEHRVTLAGEQADIASYYAAFDVFLLTSREDPFPLVCLEAALSETPVLCFANSGGMPEFVRDDAGVVVPYLDTAAMAQQALNLLNDESRRRQLGYTAQQRVLSSHTIDAVGPAILQLIEATIATRPVGA; translated from the coding sequence ATGGCCCGAATACTGTGCGTCCTGCATGAGGCATCCCGAACGGGAGCCCCCTTCACTCAACTGCACCTGATGCGCTGGCTCCGGCAGCATTCCGGCCACGAGCTGATGCTGGTGCTGCTACGGGGGGGGGCGCTGGAGCCGGAATTCGCACAGGTTTCCCAGGTAGAGGTAATTACGCCTACGTACGTGCCCGGCCGCAGCCTGGCGGCCCGCGCCTTTTCACGCTTGGGTCAGGTAGTAGCGTCGAATGAAAAACGGGTGCTGAAGGCCGCGCAGCAGTTTGCTCCCGATGTTATTTATGCCAATACGGCCGTGGTAGTGGAGTTTGCCGCGCAGCTCAAGCGCCTGTTGCGGGTGCCGCTCATCAGCAACCTGCACGAGCTGGAAACCACCTTCTATTACCATTCCAAGGCCGAATTTGCCAACTCGGCGGCGCAGGTTGATGCCTTCGTGATGGGCTCAGAGGCGGTGCGGCAGTATTATCTACAGGAATTCGGCGTTGCGCCGGAACGCGCCCACCGCATCTACGACTTCACCGGTCCGGTGCCCACAGCCGCCCCGGTTCTGCGCGACATCCGGGCAGAGTTAGGGTTGGCACCCGGTACCCGTCTGGTAGGTGGCATGGCCTCGTTGGGTTGGCGTAAGGGGCCTGATCTGTTCGTGGACGTTGCCCGCCGGATTGCGGCCCAGACGGAGGACGTGCATTGCCTGTGGGTAGGAGGGAACACGCTGTCGGGCACGTACCAGGAGTTGCGGCGCGACGTGCGCCTGCTGGGCTTGGAGCACCGCGTGACCCTGGCCGGTGAGCAGGCTGATATTGCCAGCTACTACGCCGCCTTCGACGTGTTCCTGCTTACCTCCCGCGAAGACCCGTTTCCGCTGGTGTGCCTGGAAGCGGCCCTCTCCGAAACCCCCGTGCTGTGCTTCGCCAATTCCGGCGGCATGCCCGAGTTTGTGCGGGACGATGCCGGCGTGGTAGTGCCTTATCTGGATACAGCCGCCATGGCCCAGCAGGCTCTGAACCTGCTGAATGATGAAAGCCGCCGCCGCCAGCTGGGCTACACGGCCCAGCAGCGCGTGCTTAGCTCCCACACCATTGATGCCGTGGGACCGGCCATTCTTCAACTCATCGAAGCTACCATTGCCACCCGCCCGGTGGGCGCTTAA
- a CDS encoding ABC transporter permease, with product MQTVEAPPVANKSVSNSRLAEEEWTEVIQPRTRLLDLGLADVWRYRDLVLLFVRRDFVSTYKQTVLGPIWFFIQPLLTTIMFMVVFNGIAKIPIGDAPPLVFYLAGVTIWNYFAQALTSTSTVFTTNAAIFGKVYFPRLTMPLSIVLSNLVRFGIQLTLFLLVWAYYMLTTDVLHPNACLLLTPVLVVLMGLLALGLGMIFSALTTKYRDLAMLLAFGIQLLMYATPVIYPLATINARTGWLRWALLANPLNSIVETFRYGFLGSGTFSWGYLGYSAAATLIILLVGTIVFNKVEKSFTDTV from the coding sequence GTGCAAACCGTAGAAGCCCCGCCGGTGGCGAATAAGTCTGTGAGCAACTCCCGCTTGGCAGAGGAAGAGTGGACCGAAGTCATCCAGCCCCGTACCCGCCTACTCGATTTGGGCCTGGCCGACGTTTGGCGCTACCGCGACCTAGTGCTACTATTTGTGCGGCGCGACTTCGTATCCACCTATAAGCAAACCGTGCTGGGGCCTATCTGGTTTTTTATCCAGCCTTTGCTCACCACCATCATGTTTATGGTGGTATTCAACGGCATTGCCAAAATTCCTATTGGCGATGCGCCGCCGCTGGTATTCTATCTGGCTGGCGTCACCATCTGGAACTACTTCGCGCAGGCCCTGACCTCCACCTCCACGGTATTTACCACCAATGCCGCCATCTTCGGCAAGGTGTACTTTCCGCGCCTAACCATGCCGCTGTCCATCGTGCTGTCTAACCTGGTGCGCTTCGGGATTCAGCTGACGTTGTTTCTGCTGGTGTGGGCCTACTACATGCTCACTACCGATGTGCTGCACCCCAACGCCTGCCTGCTCCTGACGCCGGTGCTGGTAGTGCTGATGGGCCTGTTGGCCCTGGGCTTGGGCATGATCTTCAGTGCCCTCACCACTAAGTACCGCGACTTGGCCATGCTGCTGGCCTTCGGGATTCAATTGCTGATGTACGCCACGCCGGTTATCTATCCGCTGGCTACCATCAACGCTCGCACCGGCTGGTTGCGCTGGGCGCTGCTGGCCAATCCGCTGAATTCCATTGTCGAAACGTTCCGCTACGGGTTCCTCGGGTCCGGTACGTTCAGCTGGGGGTACCTAGGATACAGCGCGGCCGCCACGCTCATCATCCTGCTCGTTGGCACCATCGTTTTCAATAAAGTAGAAAAGAGCTTCACCGATACCGTCTGA